A segment of the Salvelinus namaycush isolate Seneca chromosome 3, SaNama_1.0, whole genome shotgun sequence genome:
CTTCAGCTTCATAATGTACTGCTCTGTTCCCTAGGACCTTCAGCTTCATAATGTACTGCTCTGTTCCCTTGGACCTTCATAATGTACTGCTCTGTTCCCTAGGACCTTCAGCTTCATAATGTACTGCTCTGTTCCCTAGGACCTTCAGCTTCATAATGTACTGCTCTGTTCCCTAGGACCTTCAGCTTCATAATGTACTGCTCTGTTCCCTAGGACCTTCAGCTTCATAATGTACTGCTCTGTTCTCTAGGACCTTCATAATGTACCGCTCTGTTCCCTAGGACCTTCATAATGTACTGCTCTGTTCCCTAGGACCTTCAGCTTCATAATGTACTGCTCTGTTCACTTGGACCTTCATAATGTACTGCTCTGTTCCCTAGGACCTTCAGCTTCATAATGTACTGCTCTGTTCCCTAGGACCTTCAGCTTCATAATGTACTGCTCTGTTCCCTTGGACCTTCAGCTTCATAATGTACTGCTCTGTTCTCTAGGACCTTCATAATGTACTGCTCTGTTCCCTAGGACCTTCAGCCTCATAATGTACTGCTCTGTTCCCTAGGACCTTCAGCTTCATAATGTACTGCTCTGTTCCCTAGGACCTTCATAATGTACTGCTCTGTTCCCTAGGACCTTCAGCTTCATAATGTACTGCTCTGTTCCCTAGGACCTTCAGCTTCATAATGTACTGCTCTGTTCTCTAGGACCTTCATAATGTACCGCTCTGTTCCCTAGACCTTCAGCTTCATAATGTACTGCTCTGTTCCCTTGGACCTTCAGCTTCATAATGTACTGCTCTGTTCTCTAGGACCTTCATAATGTACTGCCCTGTTCCCTCGAACCTTCAGCTTCATAATGTACTGCTCTGTTCCCTAGGACCTTCAGCTTCATAATGTACTGCTCTGTTCCCTAGGACCTTCAGCTTCATAATGTACTGCCCTGTTCCCTCGAACCTTCAGCTTCATAATGTACTGCTCTGTTCCCTCGAACCTTCAGCTTCATAATGTACTGCTCTGTTCCCTAGGACCTTCAGCTTCATAATGTACTGCTCTTTTCCCTAGGACCTTCAGCTTCATAATGTACTGCTCTGTTCCCTAGGACCTTCATAATGTACTGCTCTGTTCCCTAGGACCTTCAGCTTCATAATGTACTGCTCTGTTCCCTTGGACCTTCATAATGTACTGCTCTGTTCCCTAGGACCTTCAGCTTCATAATGTACTGCTCTGTTCCCTAGGACCTTCAGCTTCATAATGTACTGCTCTGTTCCCTAGGACCTTCATAATGTACTGCTCTGTTCCCTCGGACCGTCAGCTTCATAATGTACTGCTCTGTTCCCTCGGACCTTCAGCTTCATAATGTACTGCTCTGTTCCCTAGGACCTTCAGCTTCATAATGTACTGCTCTGTTCCCTAGGACCTTCATAATGTACCGCTCTGTTCCCTAGACCTTCAGCTTCATAATGTACTGCTCTGTTCCCTAGGACCTTCAGCTTCATAATGTACTGCTCTGTTCTCTAGGACCTTCAGCTTCATAATGTACTGCTCTGTTCCCTTGGACCTTCATAATGTACTGCTCTGTTCCCTTGAACCTTCAGCTTCATAATGTACTGCTCTGTTCCCTTGGACCTTCATAATGTACTGCTCTGTTCTCTAGGACCTTCATAATGTACTGCTCTGTTCCCTAGGACCTTCAGCTTCATAATGTACTGCTCTGTTCCCTAGGACCTTCAGCTTCATAATGTACTGCTCTGTTCCCTTGGACCTTCAGCTTCATAATGTACTGCTCTGTTCCCTAGGACctacagcttcataatgtactGCTCTGTTCCCTAGGACCTTCATAATGTACTGCTCTGTTCCCTTGGACCTTCAGCTTCATAATGTACTGCTCTGTTCCCTAGGACCTTCAGCTTCATAATGTACTGCTCTGTTCTCTAGGACCTTCATAATGTACCGCTCTGTTCCCTAGACCTTCAGCTTCATAATGTACTGCTCTGTTCCCTAGGACCTTCAGCTTCATAATGTACTGCTCTGTTCCCTAGGACCTTCATAATGTACTGCTCTGTTCCCTAGGACCTTCAGCTTCATAATGTACTGCCCTGTTCCCTAGGACCTTCATAATGTACTGCTCTGTTCCCTAGGACCTTCATAATGTACTGCTCTGTTCCCTAGGACCTTCATAATGTACTGCTCTGTTCCCTAGGACCTTCATAATGTACTGCTCTGTTCCCTAGGACCTTCCAGTCCATTCCATCCAAGTGGACACTTCAGGAGAAGAGTAGAGAATTGGAATGTAGCCTTTACCTTTGTCGACCCATCAGTAAAATACCCTCGTACAACCATCCGGCTCCTGCAAGCTTACATTCTGCTTAGCTACACTGACAGCACAGCAGTAATCAGTTTGCTAATTACAAGGCTATAAAATACCTCAAGCACTTCCACACACTACTGCACTGACAGTCACACAGGACACAGCCTCCCAGCCTGACAGTGACGGactagaggagggaggagaggaggcagtttagtggggagatggaggaggaggaagtgaccGCTCCCGTGGTGTGAAGAAAATAGATGAGTGAGGCTGAGGCATTGTGGGATTTAtgggtgtcccaaatggcaccctattccctatgtagtgcactactttagaccagagtcctatggaaccctattccctacatagtgcactactttagaccagagccctatggaaccctattccctatatagtgcactactttagaccagagccctatagaaccctattccctatatagtgcactactttagaccagagccctatggaaccctattccctatatagtgcactactttagaccagaaccctattccctatatagtgcactacttcagaccagagccctattccctatatagtgcactacttcagaccagagccctattccctaaatagtgcactactatagaccagagccctgatcacctatatagtgcactactataggccagagccctattccctatgtagtgcactactgttgaccagagccctattccccaAATATGTATCTGGTCTATATGtatctggtctatagtagtgcactatatagggaatatggctctggtctatagtagtgcactatatagggctctggtctatagtagtgcactatatagggctctggtctaaagtagtgcactatatagggctctggtctaaagtagtgcactatatagggaatagggttctatagggctctggtctaaagtagtgcactatatagggaatagggtgctattaggGAGGCGTGGTGTTGGCCCTTCCATCAGATGTCGATGGCGATGCCGTGCTTGGTAGAGATCACGTCTCTAGTTCCTGTCAGGTACATGAGCACAGAGCACAGGTGTGGCAGGGTGGCTGTGATGCTCACATACAGCCAATAGGAGATGGGGGCCGTGTTGCCGAACGGACACACCCACAGGCCGTGGCGGACCCCGTCTCGGATGTGGTGTGATGCCAGGGAGATAAACAACAGCCAGGGTAGAGAGCACCACGAGTCCTTTAGCCTGCCCAGCCACAGCACCAGCCTCAGAGAGAAGCAGAGGACAGGGATTAGAGAGGAGCAGTGGAGGGGGGGGCGGTGGGGCAGGCTGGTGGCTGCCTGGAGGAGGAAACAGGCAGAAAAGATAGGTTATTGTTTATGTTTCTATTCTACATTCCTTTATTAACACtgtgggccagtttcccagacacagattaggcCTAGTACGGAACTAAAGTTATTTCAATGGAGATCTTCATTGAGCTTATTAGTCCTAATCTTTTGTCTGTGAACCTTTAGTACACTAATCTATAACTGAGGCTGAAAACCAAAAAGGCAGAACGTTACATAAATCTTCCTTACTTTGAGCGACAGAGAGCCAGCCATATAGAAGTGGTCCAGGTCTATAACAGAGGCCAGTATCCCTGCTAAGATAACTTCATAGAAGTCACTCTTCTTCTTGAGGCCAATGACGATAGCCCAGGACCAGAGGCCTATCAGACCATGGGCGGTGTTGTCCAGCACAGCCCGCAGCCACAGGTGCTGTTGGAGTAGGGTCAGCTGCATGACGTGGTCAGACAGCACACAGAAGGCCCCCAGCGCCGTGCTGGCCAgtagagaggcagaggagaaggTTTGGAGCAAGGCTTGGGCTTTCTCTGTCTCCACGGCCAGGCTCAGGGGCATGGAGCCACCCGTACCACCAGCAGAGGAGGATGAGTCCAGCTTGGAGTGATACCCACGCATGGCGCTTCTGGAGGGAGGAGGTCCACTTCCATAGGAGGTCAGCAACACCTAGCTGGCAAACTAGAAGACAGAATACTGTAAACAGAAATTACACAGGATGTAACTAGCTCTAGTCCAGGGTAACATCATAGATAAGGCAGGATGGAACTAGCTCTAGTCCAGGGTAACATCATAGATAAGACAGGATGGAACTAGCTCTAGTCCAGGGTAACATCATAGATAAGGCAGGATGGAACTAGCTCTAGTCCAGGGTAACATCATAGATAAGACAGGATGGAACTAGCTCTAGTCCAGGGTAACATCATAGATAAGGCAGGATGGAACTAGCTCTAGTCCAGGGTAACATCATAGATAAGGCAGGATGGAACTAGCTCTAGTCCAGGGTAACATCATAGATAAGACAGGATGGAACTAGCTCTAGTCCAGGGTAACATCATAGATAAGGCAGGATGGAACTAGCTCTAGTCCAGGGTAACATCATAGATAAGACAGGATGGAACTAGCTCTAGTCCAGGGTAACATCATAGATAAGGCAGGATGGAACTAGCTCTAGTCCAGGGTAACATCATAGATAAGGCAGGTTGGAACTAGCTCTAGTCCAGGGTAACATCATAGATAAGGCAGGATGGAACTAGCTCTAGTCCAGGGTAACATCATAGATAAGGCAGGATGGAACTAGCTCTAGTCCAGGGTAACATCATAGATAAGGCAGGATGGAACTAGCTCTAGTCCAGGGTAACATCATAGATAAGGCAGGATGGAACTAGCTCTAGTCCAGGGTAACATCATAGATAAGGCAGGATGGAACTAGCTCTAGTCCAGGGTAACATCATAGATAAGGCAGGCTGGAACTAGCTCTAGTCCAGGGTAACATCATAGATAAGGCAGGTTGGAACTAGCTCTAGTCCAGGGTAATATCATAGATAAGGCAGGATGGAACTAGCTCTAGTCCAGGGTAACATCATAGATAAGGCAGGATGGAACTAGCTCTAGTCCAGGGTAACATCATAGATAAGGCAGGATGGAACTAGCTCTAGTCCAGGGTAACATCATAGATAAGGCAGGATGGAACTAGCTCTAGTCCAGGGTAACATCATAGATAAGGCAGGATGGAACTAGCTCTAGTCCAGGGTAACATCATAGATAAGGCAGGATGGAACTAGCTCTAGTCCAGGG
Coding sequences within it:
- the tmem267 gene encoding transmembrane protein 267 codes for the protein MRGYHSKLDSSSSAGGTGGSMPLSLAVETEKAQALLQTFSSASLLASTALGAFCVLSDHVMQLTLLQQHLWLRAVLDNTAHGLIGLWSWAIVIGLKKKSDFYEVILAGILASVIDLDHFYMAGSLSLKAATSLPHRPPLHCSSLIPVLCFSLRLVLWLGRLKDSWCSLPWLLFISLASHHIRDGVRHGLWVCPFGNTAPISYWLYVSITATLPHLCSVLMYLTGTRDVISTKHGIAIDI